The DNA region CAGCTATTTTTACAATTTCTCCTAGTGGTGAAACCAACATCGAGTGTCCATAAAATTTTTCGCCCTTAAATTCGCCGACACAATTTACCGCACAAATATATACTTGGTTTATCGCTGCACTGGCTCGCACCATTAACTCCCAAGCTTCTCCTCTTACTGCCGGCCATTCCGCAGGCAAATAAATAATTTTCGCACCATCTAAAGCCATAGCCCGTATAAGTTCTGGAAAGCGAATATCATAACAAATTGCTAAACCGCTTTTCACACCGGCAATATCAACGACTGTGCGCTCTTGACCAGGAGCAAAAATCTTTTCTTCGGCAAATAAACTAAATAAGTGAATTTTATTGTATCGTCCAATAATATCCCCATTTTTATCAAATACCAAGGTCGTATTAAAATACTTGCCTGCCATATTCATAGCTATAGAACCAGCTACAATATACATGTTTTTGCGCCGCGCCAGTGTTGATAACTGCATTACTAGTTCGCCAGTTAACGTTTCAGCTTGTTCGGAAAGTTTTCCCAAAGAATATCCGGTAGTCCAAACTTCCGGTAAGACAGCTACCTCTACGCCTGCTTGAACTTGTTCTAGGAGTTCCAAACCATGTTTAATATTCTGCTCGCGCTGTTTTGACAATACCTTCATTTGAATTAAAGCAATTTTCATAAAATTCCCCCCATTTATATTATTAACTCAATTATATCACAAGCAAAAATTTTATGTTGTTCAGTTCATTATTTTTCTCTAATAAGAAAAATAGTTTTATCTGTTGTTCAACAACTATTTGCAAGGTCAATTAACTAATAACCTCTAGCACTGCCCTATGTTTTAGTTCACTTTTTTTCCTTAGACAGCAGACAATTTTAGAATTACTGGATTAATTGCGCTTTGATTTTAGCAAATTAAATATAAAAGTATATATTTAAAACTTAAGGCTGGATTAAGATTATAAAATATCTTGATCCAGCCTTAATATTATTTATATATTTTTTCTCAGTAAAACATTTTTCTAAATCTTAATTATTGCTCTATTGCAAAATATAAGCAAGTTTTTGAGTCTGTTTATAAAAAATTTGCGCCTAGACTAATTTTTGTCGACTGCTAACTCATCTAAATATAATTTAGTTTCTTTTTCCCGCAGTTTGAAAAAGCTTTTAGTCTCGGCTACAACTACTGGTGTTAAACCAACTAAACCAATTAAATTCGGAATAGCCATCAAACCATTAAAAACATCGGCAATATTCCAAACGATTGTCAAGCTAGAAACAGAACCAATTAAAACAAATACTGAAAACAAGCATCTAAAAGCAAATATCGCTTTATCGCCAGCTAAATAAGCCAAACATTTTTCTCCATAATAGCACCAACCCAAAATAGTTGAATAAGCAAATAATATCAAGCCAATTGTTACTATCCAACCACCTGGCCCAGGCATTAATTGTTCAAATGCTAACGTAGTCAAGGCCGCACCATTAATTGTCCCATCTTGCCACAAACCACTCATAACTACTACTAAAGCAGTTATTGAACATACCACGATAGTATCTAAAAACGTTCCTGTCATCGACACTAATGCTTGACGTGCTGGCACATCCGTTTTAGCTGCCGCAGCCGCAATTGGTGCCGAACCAAGTCCTGCTTCATTAGAAAACACTCCTCTAGCTACCCCATAACGAATTACCGTACCAATTGCCCCACCAGCAACAGCCTTGCCAGTAAAAGCATCTGCCCAAATCATGGTAATTGCTTCTGGTAAGCGTTCAATATTAATCAATATTATCGCCAAACCACCAATTACATAAAAACAAGCCATAAATGGCACTAAAATACCGGTTATTCTACCAATACTTTTTATTCCACCTAATACCACTAAAGCTGTAAATGCAGCCATAATCAAACCTGTAATCCATGGTTCTACTCCAAAACTCTGTTTTACAGATAAAGCTACAGCATTTGCCTGCACCATATTGCCAATCCCAAAAGCGGCAACAGTACCAAAAAAAGCGAAGAGCCAGCCCATTTTAGGCATATTCAAACCCTTAGAAAGATAGTACATAGGTCCACCAGCCATCTCGCCCTTAGAATCTTTTTCACGATATTTAACCGCCAAAATCGCTTCCGCATATTTTGTGGCCATCCCAAAAATTGCAGTAACTTGCATCCAAATTA from Succinispira mobilis DSM 6222 includes:
- a CDS encoding carbon-nitrogen family hydrolase → MKIALIQMKVLSKQREQNIKHGLELLEQVQAGVEVAVLPEVWTTGYSLGKLSEQAETLTGELVMQLSTLARRKNMYIVAGSIAMNMAGKYFNTTLVFDKNGDIIGRYNKIHLFSLFAEEKIFAPGQERTVVDIAGVKSGLAICYDIRFPELIRAMALDGAKIIYLPAEWPAVRGEAWELMVRASAAINQVYICAVNCVGEFKGEKFYGHSMLVSPLGEIVKIAAAEEAIIYSEIDLKQVDAVRVKMSVLQDLRQDMYK
- a CDS encoding alanine/glycine:cation symporter family protein; amino-acid sequence: MELFNTILGKISDIVWGPPLLVFLVGTGIYISFKISFLQFSLLPYALKLAFSKSEPAEKEEGKTENEGDVSHFQALMTALAATIGTGNIAGVATAIVAGGPGAVIWMQVTAIFGMATKYAEAILAVKYREKDSKGEMAGGPMYYLSKGLNMPKMGWLFAFFGTVAAFGIGNMVQANAVALSVKQSFGVEPWITGLIMAAFTALVVLGGIKSIGRITGILVPFMACFYVIGGLAIILINIERLPEAITMIWADAFTGKAVAGGAIGTVIRYGVARGVFSNEAGLGSAPIAAAAAKTDVPARQALVSMTGTFLDTIVVCSITALVVVMSGLWQDGTINGAALTTLAFEQLMPGPGGWIVTIGLILFAYSTILGWCYYGEKCLAYLAGDKAIFAFRCLFSVFVLIGSVSSLTIVWNIADVFNGLMAIPNLIGLVGLTPVVVAETKSFFKLREKETKLYLDELAVDKN